One Kitasatospora sp. MAP12-44 DNA segment encodes these proteins:
- a CDS encoding Uma2 family endonuclease — MTALTHDYSEIAGADEGGLLDAFLALETPEGFKAELIEGEIIVTPPPDGDHEAAIGRIVKQVYWNRVVDVDFAANKGLIVPGGRFIPDGTFGQDGVFDGKPSWMKSDGVIMVVEVTSSRPEKDREGKRKGYAAADIPLYLLVDRQQNRVFLHSDPVDGDYHSTTWVPVGEPLDLPAPFGFALQTDRLH, encoded by the coding sequence GTGACCGCATTGACGCACGACTACTCGGAGATCGCGGGCGCTGACGAGGGCGGCCTTCTGGATGCCTTCCTGGCGTTGGAGACGCCTGAGGGCTTCAAGGCCGAACTCATCGAGGGGGAGATCATCGTGACCCCACCGCCGGACGGTGACCACGAGGCGGCGATCGGCCGAATCGTCAAGCAGGTCTACTGGAATCGCGTCGTGGATGTGGACTTTGCGGCGAACAAGGGGCTGATCGTTCCGGGCGGGCGGTTCATTCCCGATGGGACGTTCGGACAGGACGGCGTCTTCGACGGGAAGCCGTCGTGGATGAAGTCCGACGGCGTGATCATGGTGGTCGAGGTCACCTCATCCCGCCCCGAGAAAGACCGCGAGGGGAAGCGCAAGGGCTACGCCGCCGCTGATATCCCGCTCTATCTCCTGGTGGACCGCCAGCAGAACCGGGTTTTCCTGCACAGCGATCCGGTGGATGGCGACTACCACAGCACGACCTGGGTCCCCGTCGGCGAGCCGCTCGACCTCCCCGCCCCGTTCGGCTTCGCCCTGCAGACCGACCGGCTGCACTGA